The DNA window AGCAACTCAGGTTGCCGTCGTCTTCACGGCGGTGAAGCCGCAGCTATTCGTGAAAGCGCCGAAGGCTAAAGACGCTGTTCAGTTCTACAAAAATGCTTTTGGTGCTGAGGAGGTTGGACGTGTGAACAACCCTAAGAGGAAGGCCGAGCAGGAGACACCGCTCATTCTCTCTGTTGAACTTAAGATTGGttcatttttcttcattgtctCGGACCTTACTGAAGAGGACTCTACTGCTCCGTAcgtatttcttattttttgcgTTTTTACACTTGTTTTTGCGTGTTATTGGCTCGATTTCTTCGTTTTTGTTTCTAAAATAGTCCGATCTGTGATGTAGACGATCTATACATAGATTTTCTTAAACAACACTTGGAAAACCTTTTTGTGAATGCTTCTGTTGTGAAGTAAAAAGTGGTTTAGATATTTTGAAGAGAGCTCactgaaaatattttgagtgcTTCTCACAAAGTATGTTACAAAAACTTAATATGAAGTAATGAGTGTTTTCTTTCGTTAACTTACTAAAATGTTCTCACTAGAAACGTCCTGTTTTACTGTTGTTGAGTTGTTTTTTTAATGGTTGATGTTTATGTGTATTTTGCTCTGTTTTCCGTATTTTGTATGCGTTTTCGGTTTGAGAAGATGTCTCTGAGTTAATTTTGCATGCTTCTGGATGTTCAATGTGTTATTTGAATGTTGACAGTTTTATTTGATCTATATAGACGTCTATTTGCTTTGCGTTTTAATTTTGTTGCGACCGTTGTGGTTTCAGAATGCAGATTTGAGTTGATATGTTCTTGTATTTGCAACGTTGTACTTtgttaaaatatgaagaaacacaTGTTTTATAGTAAATAATTTACTCCAAGTTTCTTAGAAACAAAGGCCTTGGCATTGTTATGTATAGTTGTTTTTTTACATGTGTATGTGGGTGAGACGTTGCTATTGcgttatgttttttattttgtttcgttTATTTGAACATCAAGCTGATACTATTGTTTCTTATTGTTTAGTGTGAAAACTGCTACAACTGGATCTGTTTTCTGCTTGGAGACTGAGAAAGTTATTTCTGCTGAGGCCAAGGCTATCACTGCTGGCGCAATCGCTGAGATTAGAGCAGAAGATGGTGATGCT is part of the Solanum stenotomum isolate F172 chromosome 8, ASM1918654v1, whole genome shotgun sequence genome and encodes:
- the LOC125874164 gene encoding uncharacterized protein At5g48480, which gives rise to MAEEAHNGGVAEKEATQVAVVFTAVKPQLFVKAPKAKDAVQFYKNAFGAEEVGRVNNPKRKAEQETPLILSVELKIGSFFFIVSDLTEEDSTAPVKTATTGSVFCLETEKVISAEAKAITAGAIAEIRAEDGDADGARMGSKLIDPYGNVWLICTPVKESE